In the genome of Rhizobium sp. 007, one region contains:
- a CDS encoding sugar ABC transporter permease, with the protein MVCVAIISLGIALLLQHPLARHGIFRILLIVPWAIAPVANAVLWKWILNSNYGILNSLLTGLGLIQHNQVWLGTPRSALNFLLLVDIWKSVPFIALLLLAGLQRVPQTLYRAAYMDGASRMQTFLAVTLPSMKSAIAIAVILQTIWALRVFDIVFVLTRGGPADGTVSMNFLAYRTTFNFLQFGSGAAIANLIFVTTFALAVVYIAVISPKSMEAGR; encoded by the coding sequence GTGGTGTGCGTTGCAATCATTTCCCTTGGTATCGCGCTTCTCCTGCAACATCCCCTGGCGCGTCACGGCATATTTCGCATTCTGTTGATCGTTCCCTGGGCGATTGCGCCTGTCGCCAACGCCGTGTTGTGGAAGTGGATTCTCAACTCCAACTACGGCATTCTCAATAGTCTACTGACCGGCCTGGGCCTTATTCAGCACAACCAGGTTTGGCTCGGAACGCCGCGGTCAGCGCTGAATTTCCTTCTCCTTGTCGATATCTGGAAGTCAGTCCCATTCATTGCGCTGCTGCTCTTGGCCGGTCTCCAAAGAGTGCCGCAAACGCTCTATCGGGCTGCGTACATGGATGGCGCAAGCCGCATGCAAACGTTTCTCGCGGTCACCTTGCCCTCGATGAAATCCGCAATCGCAATCGCGGTCATCCTGCAGACCATCTGGGCGCTGCGCGTGTTCGATATCGTCTTTGTTCTGACCCGCGGTGGCCCGGCAGATGGAACGGTATCCATGAACTTTCTTGCCTATCGGACGACCTTCAACTTCCTCCAATTCGGAAGCGGAGCTGCGATTGCCAATCTGATTTTTGTCACGACGTTCGCGCTTGCCGTCGTCTACATCGCAGTCATTTCGCCTAAGAGCATGGAGGCTGGCCGATGA
- a CDS encoding extracellular solute-binding protein, whose amino-acid sequence MTDYAPCDKLPLSKPEGKNMKTPNSVSRRTFLSSAVACGSLLAMQSAGLDAAKAQSASLSIFGPLPPDPAPPGAAQFALDAFNAWKAANGSEVNYELLAWPQLHDRMATAFASGSSPWDVIYMCGWVPEFADFLEPFADRLPNALVQDMPPSSFETVTWNGKRYGAVFTLSLLTLFFNKEHLDQAGIKEPPKDWDEFKRYTKELSRDNRFGFVANYGDPASLGGTYWMAFLQQAGGRMFDDAGQPSFNNEHGVAALQMMIDLTAAGTDPGSISYVGINDASNVFMSGRASMMMNWPFMWNPAQDPKQSKVAGKLGCALLPAGPAGTASVDGTDAWVISKTSPNIGKAEKLVEFYLDKDVQKRQALDTGWLPIRLSVLQDPEVQAKLPHAATVLEQAKHPYNNFITPEHNQVTQALGTEIQKALQGQATAAEALKSAHDLVAAIVKQRG is encoded by the coding sequence TTGACCGATTATGCTCCTTGTGACAAGCTTCCCTTGTCAAAACCAGAGGGCAAAAACATGAAAACACCAAATTCCGTCTCGCGCCGCACATTCCTCTCATCGGCGGTCGCCTGCGGATCGCTACTGGCGATGCAGAGCGCCGGTCTCGATGCAGCAAAAGCGCAATCGGCCAGCCTCAGCATCTTCGGCCCACTTCCGCCCGACCCGGCGCCACCGGGGGCTGCGCAATTCGCACTTGACGCATTCAACGCGTGGAAGGCCGCGAACGGTTCGGAGGTCAACTACGAGCTTTTGGCGTGGCCGCAGCTTCATGACCGTATGGCGACCGCCTTTGCGTCAGGCTCGTCCCCCTGGGACGTCATCTACATGTGCGGCTGGGTGCCGGAGTTCGCAGATTTCCTTGAGCCCTTCGCTGATCGGCTCCCAAACGCCCTCGTCCAGGACATGCCCCCTTCCAGTTTCGAGACCGTGACATGGAACGGCAAGCGGTATGGTGCGGTGTTCACATTGTCCCTGCTGACCCTGTTCTTCAACAAGGAGCATCTCGATCAGGCCGGTATCAAAGAGCCGCCAAAAGATTGGGACGAATTCAAGCGCTACACCAAAGAGCTGTCGCGCGATAATAGGTTTGGCTTTGTGGCTAACTACGGCGACCCGGCCAGCCTCGGCGGCACTTACTGGATGGCATTCCTGCAGCAAGCTGGCGGAAGAATGTTTGACGACGCCGGACAGCCGAGTTTCAACAACGAACATGGCGTTGCCGCACTGCAGATGATGATCGACCTGACGGCTGCCGGTACAGATCCCGGTTCCATTTCCTATGTCGGTATCAATGACGCCAGCAACGTTTTTATGTCTGGCCGTGCATCGATGATGATGAACTGGCCCTTCATGTGGAACCCCGCGCAGGATCCAAAGCAATCGAAAGTGGCAGGCAAACTGGGATGTGCCTTGTTACCGGCCGGTCCGGCCGGCACTGCCTCGGTGGATGGCACCGACGCTTGGGTGATTTCAAAGACCAGCCCGAACATCGGCAAAGCTGAGAAACTGGTTGAATTTTATCTGGATAAGGATGTTCAGAAACGGCAGGCGCTTGACACCGGCTGGCTCCCGATCCGGCTGTCCGTTCTTCAAGATCCGGAGGTCCAGGCTAAGCTGCCTCACGCTGCAACTGTTCTGGAGCAGGCGAAACATCCCTACAACAACTTTATCACACCAGAGCATAATCAGGTTACGCAGGCGCTCGGTACGGAAATACAAAAGGCGCTGCAGGGGCAAGCGACGGCCGCTGAGGCGTTGAAGTCTGCCCACGATCTGGTTGCCGCTATTGTGAAGCAACGCGGCTGA
- a CDS encoding carbohydrate ABC transporter permease has protein sequence MSFQHHRNGGWLFQSFIGLCLALFVVWSTAPIVWLFLSSVIKQDALIAQPLNLSLSDLTKENYVTVSKSAASLASGILNSFVVSAFSTSIALTLGAPAAYALARLSLPRANAIAFLVLATQMLPGIAIAIPLFLLISKLGLIDNVLALGVVYLSFNLPIVIWILRGFFQAIPPSIERAAAIDGANAVQTFWYIVLPISVPPLTAAAVFAFVEAWNEFFFALILTRQNAQTVPLVIANFAGQYQTVFGQMMAAAALSILPVMLLAIVFRNRIIRGFADGMTKG, from the coding sequence ATGAGCTTCCAACATCATCGAAACGGTGGATGGCTTTTTCAAAGCTTCATCGGCCTGTGCCTTGCGTTGTTCGTCGTCTGGTCGACGGCGCCCATTGTTTGGCTCTTCCTTTCCAGTGTCATCAAGCAAGACGCGCTCATTGCGCAGCCGTTGAATTTGTCACTTTCGGATCTAACCAAAGAGAATTATGTGACGGTCTCAAAATCCGCGGCATCGCTGGCATCCGGCATCCTGAATTCATTCGTAGTTTCCGCGTTTTCGACGTCGATAGCCCTGACGCTCGGTGCACCGGCAGCGTATGCTCTGGCACGCCTTTCCCTGCCACGCGCCAATGCAATCGCCTTTTTGGTGCTGGCGACACAAATGTTGCCCGGGATCGCCATTGCCATTCCGTTGTTCTTGCTGATCAGCAAATTGGGCCTGATCGACAACGTTCTGGCTTTGGGTGTTGTATATCTCTCTTTCAACCTTCCGATCGTTATCTGGATTCTTCGCGGGTTTTTCCAGGCGATACCCCCAAGCATAGAGCGAGCTGCCGCAATCGACGGAGCGAATGCGGTTCAGACTTTCTGGTACATCGTCCTGCCGATTTCGGTTCCTCCACTTACTGCCGCCGCCGTATTCGCATTCGTCGAGGCCTGGAATGAATTCTTCTTCGCTCTCATTCTGACGCGCCAGAACGCGCAGACAGTGCCGCTCGTGATCGCCAATTTCGCCGGGCAATACCAGACCGTCTTCGGCCAGATGATGGCTGCGGCAGCTCTCAGCATCTTGCCAGTCATGCTGCTGGCGATCGTGTTCCGTAACAGGATCATCCGTGGCTTCGCAGACGGCATGACAAAAGGGTAG